One window from the genome of Nitrospirota bacterium encodes:
- a CDS encoding beta-ketoacyl-ACP synthase II, with protein sequence MTMRKVVVTGIGAVTSLGNSFHESWTSVKKGLSGIAPLTRFDVPPMKWKMSGELKGFDAGLYLSQKEMTHLDPFVQYAVAASFMAAEDAGLLQPSEKNKVSSLVTRHSSLASGGVIIGSSRGGITTIERELEKIYASRTTHHASRLSPYLMPSTSVNAAASYVAQKLGIKGHCLGVSNACSSGANAIGEAYRLIKSGYDGPVFAGGTEAPICRLCVEGYGVSGALSKRNDASASRPFDKTRDGFVLAEGASVLVLEDYESALKRGAKIYGAIIGYGNTTDAFHQTRPGAEGEARAIRIAMEEGGLLHVDVDYINAHGTSTPLGDKAETEAIKLAFGKRAYEIPISAVKSMTGHMLAASGAFEAAVTLMSLYEGIIPATINLKTKDPECDLNYVTETRKAEIKTAVSNSFGFGGVNAVLAFKKV encoded by the coding sequence TTGACAATGAGAAAAGTTGTTGTAACAGGCATCGGCGCAGTCACTTCTCTGGGTAATTCATTCCATGAATCGTGGACGTCTGTTAAAAAAGGATTATCGGGCATAGCTCCTCTAACAAGATTTGATGTTCCCCCGATGAAGTGGAAAATGTCAGGAGAATTAAAAGGCTTTGATGCAGGACTGTATCTGTCTCAAAAAGAGATGACCCATCTTGATCCCTTTGTTCAGTATGCGGTTGCTGCCTCTTTTATGGCGGCAGAAGATGCAGGACTGCTCCAGCCATCAGAAAAAAATAAAGTTTCGTCACTCGTCACTCGTCACTCGTCACTCGCTTCAGGCGGTGTGATTATCGGCTCAAGCAGAGGCGGGATTACCACAATTGAAAGGGAATTGGAAAAAATATACGCATCACGTACCACGCATCACGCATCACGCCTTTCCCCTTATCTCATGCCTTCAACAAGCGTGAATGCCGCAGCGTCTTATGTGGCTCAGAAGCTCGGGATAAAAGGGCACTGTCTTGGCGTATCGAATGCCTGCTCATCAGGCGCAAATGCAATAGGCGAGGCGTACAGATTGATAAAGTCAGGATACGATGGCCCTGTTTTTGCCGGAGGCACAGAGGCTCCGATATGCAGGCTGTGCGTAGAAGGGTATGGCGTGTCAGGCGCATTATCAAAAAGAAACGACGCCTCAGCAAGCAGGCCGTTTGATAAAACGAGAGACGGTTTTGTTCTTGCAGAAGGCGCATCTGTTCTTGTCCTTGAAGATTATGAGTCTGCCTTAAAAAGAGGGGCGAAGATTTATGGCGCGATTATAGGATACGGAAATACCACGGATGCATTCCATCAGACAAGGCCCGGCGCAGAGGGAGAGGCAAGGGCGATAAGGATTGCGATGGAAGAAGGGGGGTTATTGCACGTAGATGTGGATTATATCAATGCGCACGGCACATCAACGCCTCTCGGTGATAAGGCAGAAACAGAGGCTATAAAACTTGCCTTTGGCAAAAGGGCTTATGAAATTCCGATAAGCGCTGTAAAGTCAATGACAGGGCACATGCTTGCGGCATCAGGCGCATTTGAGGCGGCTGTTACATTAATGAGTCTTTATGAGGGCATAATTCCCGCTACTATAAACCTTAAGACAAAAGACCCTGAGTGTGATTTGAACTATGTCACTGAAACCAGAAAGGCTGAGATTAAAACCGCAGTTTCAAATTCATTCGGATTCGGCGGCGTGAATGCGGTGCTGGCGTTTAAGAAGGTTTGA
- a CDS encoding alpha/beta hydrolase, producing MKQILAIFLVALSFFFSPVTSVQASEKVIDIPTRPGVTQRFLYLSPENPKAAVILFAGGHGGLQISQSGTFTWGEGNFIVRTRHQFVERGLAVAVIDAPSDRQSPPFLGGFRQKPEHVADIKAVITWLKKQNNVPVWLVGTSRGTQSAAFIATQLGSKDGGPDGLVLTSTILSDDKGRPVPEMPLETIAIPVLAVHHEQDGCKHCSYSEIPRLMEKLMAVPRKKLITVKGGENRGDPCKAFAYHGFNGIETDVVARISEWIKQK from the coding sequence ATGAAACAGATATTAGCGATATTTCTGGTGGCTCTATCGTTTTTCTTTAGTCCTGTTACCTCTGTCCAAGCATCCGAGAAAGTGATTGATATTCCTACACGCCCCGGTGTAACGCAACGATTCCTCTATCTATCTCCAGAGAATCCTAAAGCCGCTGTTATCCTGTTTGCCGGCGGCCATGGCGGACTCCAGATATCTCAATCAGGCACGTTCACATGGGGGGAAGGAAACTTCATAGTGCGAACACGTCACCAATTCGTTGAACGAGGTCTGGCAGTAGCGGTTATAGATGCCCCTTCTGATCGTCAAAGTCCTCCATTCCTCGGCGGCTTCCGTCAAAAACCCGAACATGTCGCAGACATAAAGGCCGTAATTACATGGCTCAAAAAACAAAACAATGTGCCCGTCTGGCTTGTCGGAACGAGCCGAGGAACCCAATCCGCTGCCTTCATTGCTACACAGCTCGGTTCCAAGGACGGCGGCCCTGATGGGCTGGTATTGACCTCAACAATACTGTCCGACGACAAAGGACGTCCCGTGCCTGAAATGCCGTTAGAAACAATTGCTATTCCTGTTTTAGCGGTCCACCATGAACAAGACGGCTGCAAGCATTGCTCATACAGTGAAATTCCGCGTCTTATGGAAAAATTGATGGCAGTTCCCAGAAAGAAATTGATCACCGTCAAAGGGGGCGAAAATCGTGGTGATCCCTGCAAGGCCTTTGCGTATCATGGCTTTAATGGCATAGAAACAGATGTTGTCGCTAGGATATCTGAATGGATCAAGCAAAAATAA